In Coregonus clupeaformis isolate EN_2021a chromosome 5, ASM2061545v1, whole genome shotgun sequence, the sequence gattgattgcttctgtggacaggtcttttatacaggtaacaagctgagattaggagcactccctttaagagtatgctcctaatctcagctcgttacctgtataaaagacacctgggagccagaaatctttctgattgagagggggtcaaatacttatttccctcattaaaatgcaaatcaatttataacatttttgacatgcgtttttctggatttttttgttgttattctgtctctcactgttcaaataaacctaccattaaaattatagactgatcatttctttgtcagtgggaaaacgtacaaaatcagcaggggatcaaatactttttcccctcactgtacacaatccatgtctcaaggcttaaaaataattatttaacatgtctcctccccttcatctacactgattgaagtggatgtaagaagtgacatcaataagggatcatagctttcacctggattcacctggtcagtctatgtcatggaaagagcatgtgttcctaatgttttctacactcagtgtacattcaTGCTACATACACATCACAACTGCTACTACCAGACTCTTGttatgattgctaaatactgcacaattgaAACATTTGCCCCCCAATCCTCCCTTCCCCAAATCACGTGTAAATTCTGGACTATAAATAgttccttcctgtattatacttatgctaaaatgtttattctattctactgagccatttatgttcgtattcttattttTGATTATTTCtcattgttgttgcattgttgagaaggaacctgcaagtaagcatttaattggacggtgtataccatgtgtatcccgtacatacgactaataaaacttgaaactgaaacagtactGGCATAATAGTCATGGTTATTGGTTTGTGCTGAGCAACACACACACCTTGGAGACAAATCTGGGCTATGACTCCACCTCCTTATTCACAGCAGCTCTCTGTCACACAGTAATGGTTTTAAACCAGCTCAAGCTGGGTGTGTTTGTTGATGTGTCTAGGCTTTCACCTAGAGCTCTGGGCCTCTACGTTAAGTTTGCTCAAAATGTTTTTCTGTTCATGAGAGTAACTGTGTTTGTGTAATATGGTCCTTTCCTCTTACTCCCAATGAGTCCCTGCACCCCCACCATCTAGCATATCATATCATCGGCCTGGATTTGTACGAGTGTGTATGTATGTCATGTGAGTGTTATGTTAGTGTGTTGTtttatacctgtgtgtgtgtgtgtgtgtgtgtgtgtgtgtgtgtgtgtgtgtgtgtacagctgcAGGAGCATTTGGAGCGCTTCATGAAGATGAATGGGGAGCTGAGACACAAGCAGAGCATCGTCACGGCCCAGGTGAAGAGTGCTGTGGAGAGGAAGGCTGACATGGAGGCAGACCTccgagagaaacagaaagagatagAACGCCTCACCACCCAGCTGGAAAAGGCCAACGCTGCTGCTGGCACGGTaagaagtgtgtctgtgtgaagggggaggagtgtctgtgtgtgtgggtgcatgcatgcatggtgtggggggttgtgtgtgtgtggatgggtggctgtgtgtgtgtaaaggtgtgTTTGTCCCTTGTTGAAAAGGCAAGCATTCATTTCCATTTTTGAATTGGCCTTGGACCTTCATATTATATTTAAGCAAAAAGGCCCAAGGGGGTTtggtatgttggccatataccacaaatccCTAAGGTGcgttattgctattataaactggttaccaacataaatagaacagtaaacaagtatttttgagtcatacccgtggtatattgtctgatatacacaCAGTTGAAATGCTTTTTCAGCCAATCAGTATCCAGGACCCAAagtacccagtttataatactacATAAACATGAGTCATCCAGCGTGGTATATTCTGACTCACTTTACTGACCTGTTTGTTACACCTTGTCAGTCATTTCTCTAGAGAACTTTTAGTGTCCTGCCCTCTCCCTCAGTTTATTTTGTAGCTGAACTTTAATCTTTAAACATTTGTCACTGTCCTCTCTCTGCCAAGTTTTACACTTGGCCTTTGTTTTCTTTAAACTCTTCTCCCTGTAAAAGAAACTGTAGCCATTTTGAAAAATTTGTTATTACTAAGATAAGAGAAACTAAGGTCATATCTGTGACTTCTCTCTCTGACAAAGGAGTTAACTCATTGTTGGCACAAGATGTACATGCATATATTGTCCACGTACAGAATAATTTGACTAAGAAATCTCACTACAAGAAAAGTGTTTTCTTGTTACTTTGTAATATTCACACATATGGCCATATAGACTGTGAAGTTCACTAAATGTGTTATACCAGGTGAACAACAACGTTTTGTTTCCCTTATCCATAAAACACATGAATGTCATTACATTAACAAAATTGTGATAGTCCAGCTGTGTTTTCTCCACCCCAACAGGCCAGTCCGTGTAAGACAGAAGTGGACCTGACTGACAAGCTGGTGATAGACCTGAAGGATCCAAACAGACCCTGTTTCACCAAACAGGAGTTTAGAGAGATGCTGACAGAGAGGAACGAGCTCAAAGCCAACCTGTTCCTGGTGCAGGAGGAACTCTCCTACTACCAGAGGTAGGTACTatggggtgtgtgtttgtgtgtgtgtcaggggggGGGGTGTTTCATAACTTTTatgagtatgagtgtgtgtgtgtgtttacatgtttgtttgtttgtttgtgtttgtctagtttcatacctgtgtgtgtgtatgtactgacgtCTGCGTCATATGTATCATCCACACAGGGAGATCCTGAATGATGAGCGGTGTCCAGGCTTCTTGCTGGACGCAGTACGTTCTGCCAtaaagaaacagaaaactgtcatcaaggccaaGATGCTGGGCATGCCAGAGGACGAATGCAGCAggtgacactgacacacacacacacacacacataggtacacacacacacacacacacacacacacacacacacacacacacacacacacacacacaaagacacagtgcTAACTTTGTGGATGTGCTTTCCTTAAACAGTGATGAGGAGAAAGGCCCCCTGtttgagaggagagcagagacagaAACCGAGACCGACAGCACTGACAGCAAACCACAAGAGTCTCGCATCAGGAACCTGTAAGTACTACTGACCTGTTTTTACTCATGTAAACAACACATGTATTAACATAGCTATTTACATACATAAATGTAAACATGTTTAAAGCACATTTACAACATTCAAAGAAACCCAATCAGAAGATAGTAATAGACATTTGGAATGAATAGTTGCTTGTTACAATGTTGTTACTCTGGTAAACTGACGAAGGTCCTTGCTTTGTTGGAGAATTCCTGCAATAGCTTGATTTGCAATGACAATGAGCCTCAGTTAATGATGCAGTGCCCTACCATAACCCTTACTCCGAGACCACTGATTGACTAGGCAAAGTTTAGGCAGGTCTGTGGGTGGTTAGACATGTTTGGCTTCTTTCATAGGCTTCCAGCATTCCATCAACTTGTTGCTATGTCCGGAAGACTGATAATATTGTCTGTCTATGTTAAACTACCTTTGGTCTCCTGATAATACTGTTGTGTGTCTATGTTTACCTCTAGGCAGACATACAAACACATGCTTCCGCTCTGTTCACTGTTCTGCTCTTACCTCCAATGTAAAACTTTCACAGCACCTGCTGATGCCTCTGACTAAGCCCATTGATATAAACATAGACTGCTCCCCCTGGTGGTGTAACCAGGAACTACCTCATATCTACAGAATGTagtacttacattttagtcattttagcagacgctcttatccagagtgacttacagttagtgagtgcatacatttttcatactggcccccgtgggaaacgaacccacaaccctgccgttgcaagcaccatgctctaccaactgagctacaggggactactgcATGTAATCTCAGAAACCCTGACCAGAACCAAATCTCACATGCACGCTTACCGTTTAATGATCACAGTCGGTCACAAGAGACTATGCAGCCTATAACCTCAGACACTATAGTAGTGTGTAGGAACTACTAAGAAGCAGAACAACTCAGTCTTTCAGACAATATCTCTGACCTGTGAACtatgttgtgttctctcctcCTGTGTGTACCTTTAGTTTCTTCTGGTAGTGAGTTAGTAtagctgatcctagacctgtGTTGTCTCCTAGCTTTGGCTTCCTGACCCGCTCCGGCAGCAACCACATCAGCCGTGGTCCCAGTGAAAACAATGCTGCTTCTTCCTGGGAAATCATCGGCAACACCGACAACACCGCGGAGACAGAACCGTGACGATCACCATAACAACCCTCAACACCCGTCCAACTACACTTGTCCTCCATTCTGTTCAGTTTTCACTGGATTTTTCAGACTGTTTAGGTGTCCATAGCAGCCCTAAGAAAGGAAGagcattctctcattctctcatgctttccttctttattttttattacttgCTCTATATAcctttttcttcctctctctctctttctcttcctctttcgctccctctgtttctctcaggAATAGGTTCAGAATGGTGAAATGGCCAACTGTACACTTTGCATTGACAATAACTGTGCAGGACGTTATTAAGAGGGACTTTTTTAATGGATAATGtttttgtactttttttttaGTATTTGTATTCAACATTATAGTGACGTGTATGGTATGTAACCATCTACAACAAATCTCTGTTGAATCTCTTAAGCAAATTTGTATTGAGATATTTTAACAAATATGTTTAGCCAAAGATACCAGATATATTTTGACCACAGCAATCATTAGTAATCGCAGGAACACGTTTGAGCCACAAGAGGGCATTCTAACTATTAAACAACCATGGTGGACTTCCATGTGTTTAACATTTTACCTAGTGTGGGTGTTTTTGGCATGCTTTGTGGTTGCTGTAATTCTTACAATCTGTCACGGACATGGACATGGTGTGAGTTATAGGGAACCTTTTGCAGTAATTTGCCAATAGGCCTACGCCCCTCCCTCTGTATTTGTGAGTACACTATGTGTTACTTCTGACCCTGAATGTATTGCCACACAGTAACAGTCATTTATTGGTTAGACTTTATTTTCTTAACCATCAGCTCATCTCACATATTTGATAGAGACCTATTATGAGTTCAACCATGTCTTCCCTAGGACCATGAATTGAGCTTTGGGGTTGGTTGTTATGCATGTGGctgccaagtgtgtgtgtgttgcgtgcgtGTATGCGTCGTCGcacgtctgtctctgtgtgtgtgtgtgtgtgttcactgggGAACCAGCCCCTGTACGTTGGTTGCTGCACTTACAGAGGAAGTGTGTGTTTCCTTGGGGGGAGATGGTGTGTGTGCCGTCACTCTCCTTCCAACTGACCATGtcgttaaacacacacacacacagaaacacacacacacacaacaatggCTGCCCCTGCCCCCTACCATAACTTATCGGTACTCAGATATCTCAGACTCTGACGTAGTTTTCTGACATTCTAAATGAATGCTGCTGGTGATAGTGTTGAATGACGTATTTTCCTACAACACTGTATGTACATGTTATTTTTGTAAGCATGACTGTTTTTAAATGGAGAAGCCTTTGTGCTACAAAAACCAAATAAATATCTGAAGAGAAATCAGAAGTGTGTATTGTGGGAGAATGTAAGTTGGGCTGTCAACATACATCCATTTACCAAGAGAACATCCCACTTCTGATCTAGGAAGGACAgttaggcttttttttttttaaacaaggtgTATGTATGTGTTCTTGTGTGGAAGACAGATGTACAGTACACAAATTAACttgcaaacacacatacaaacacatctAAATATGCTGCTCACCTCTTCCCAGAATCTCTCAGTATGTGGTGATGTCTTAAAAATGCCTTACTGAGACAGATTGAATGGGAGGAAGTGGCTCTAACTTCCTCAGGAAAGAGGGATAGGAAACGGACGGGTTTGGACCGCTCAGTCAGGCTGCACTGGGCCTACAACTACAAGACTAATGACTGAAGAGAGCTAGGCCTACAAGACCacagagctgggctgggggaaagaaagatagagcgagagagtgactggggagaaagaaagatagagggagcgagagagataaataattgagaaagagagagaagactgCCTTCAATTTCCATTGTCCTCttctggacttgggaagagaagagtgagcGAAAGAGAAGAAAAGGAGAAAGGGATTTTCCCGTGGACTGGTACAGACCTGGTTGTGGGGTGGACATGGGCCTATATCTGACGGGTCTAGGACTACTGCTCTgctgttccctctcctcccctcagagACTGGCCCCCTCAGGGAGAAATATCTGCCAGGACCTCAGGTGATGACTACATTACACTCTCacactttctttttctctcttttcctGCCCTTTCAATCAAGCAATATATCCTTGCTTTATTTTAATCTTCCGTTATTTCATGaaaaaaacagtaaaaataaatgttaccCATAAGGAAACTTCTACTATGCTTTACAGTATGTCTTTTGTTTACCCTTCTCAAACAGGGATCCCTCCACTCTTGTCTGTTGTACTGGATGGAGACAACAGGGAGAGGAGTGTACTATACGTGAGTATCAGTTTAGGGGAGAGGAGTGTACTATACGTGGGTATCAGTTTAGGGGAGAGGAGTGTACTATACGTGAGTATCAGTTTAGGGGAGAGGAGTGTACTATACGTGGGTATCAGTTTAGGGGAGAGGAGTGTACTATACGTGGGTATCAGTTTAGGGGAGAGGAGTGTACTATACGTGGGTATCAGTTTAGGGGAGAGGAGTGTACTATACGTGAGTATCAGTTTAGGGGAGAGGAGTGTACTATACGTGAGTATCAGTTTAGGGGAGAGGAGTGTACTATACGTGAGTATCAGTTTAGGGGAGAGGAGTGTACTATACGTGAGTATCAGTTTAGGGGAGAGGAGTGTACTATACGTGAGTATCAGTTTAGGGGAGAGGAGTGTACTATACGTGAGTATCAGTTTAGGGGAGAGGAGTGTACTATACGTGAGTATCAGTTTAGGGGAGAGGAGTGTACTATACGTGGGTATCAGTTTAGGGGAGAGGAGTGTACTATACGTGGGTATCAGTTTAGGGGAGAGGAGTGTACTATACGTGGGTATCAGTTTAGGGGAGAGGAGTGTACTATACGTGAGTATCAGTTTAGGGGGAGAGGAGTGTACTATACGTGGGTATCAGTTTAGGGGAGAGGAGTGTACTATACGTGGGTATCAGTTTAGGGGAGAGGAGTGTACTATACGTGGGTATCAGTTTAGGGGAGAGAAGTGTACTATACGTGAGTATCAGTTTAGGGGAGAGGAGTGTACTATACGTGGGTATCAGTTTAGGGGAGAGGAGTGTACTATACGTGAGTATCAGTTTAGGGGAGAGGAGTGTACTATACGTGGGTATCAGTTTAGGGGAGAGGAGTGTACTATATGTGAGTATCAGCTGACAGTAAATTGTGTAAAAGCATCCAGGACACACAAGAACAGGCTTTTCGTCTTGTTTAGGTAGTATTGTATAATTCCGCACTGTGTCTGTTGTTTATGACTCCAGCTGTGTGTGATGGCGAGCAGGCCTGCCAGCAGGATGAGGTGTGTGTACACCCGGGCGTCTGTCGCTGTCGACCTGGCTACTATGGAGCCCACTGCAAGACACGTAAGTCAAACCAACTCTGACGTTTAAGTTACATAGGCTATGTCACTCAAACAATATATTTTGAACACAACAAGAGTCAATATAGCAACTTTGGTAGCACTTTACATTGCAGGAATAAAAGGGCAAGAACCTTGTAATTAAGTGGAAACTACTGAAGTATAACAGCCGGTCTCCCTCTTCAGGCTGCCCTCCAGAGTTCTGGGCACCGGACTGCCGTGAGCTGTGCAAGTGCCACCCTCATGGGCACTGTGACCCGATCACGGGCGAGTGTACGTGCCTCCCCAACCGCTGGGGGCCACTCTGCCAGAACACCTGCAAATGTGGCCGTCACGGGCACTGCCACCCCGTACACGGCAACTGCACCTGCGACGAGGGCTGGTGGACGCCCACCTGTGCCAAGCAGTGCCAGTGCTACCCAGGCACCTCCACCTGCGACCCACTGACCGGCAGGTGAGAAAGAATGGGTTTATTTACAGTGGGAGGCATTAGTTAGCTAAGAGCTGAATCACTTGATACAATTTAGGCTGCTATTTACTAATTAAAAGGACAGTGTCACCCGTCATATTTTTTAACACAGTAGCTACAACACAATACAAATATGTGTTTTCTTAAAAAACTGTGGTTGGCAGGTGTCAGTGTGCCCCGGGGTATTGGGGTCAGAAGTGCAGCCTTCGCTGTAGTTGCTACATATCATCCTGCCAACAGAAGACGGGGGCGTGCGAATGCCAGAACGGGTGGTGGGGTCCGACGTGTGACCGCCGCTGTAACTGTGACCTGGAGCACAGCGAGTGTGATGCGGTCAGCGGGGAGTGTGAATGTCAGCCTGGGTACAAGGGAGCCTTCTGTAATGAACCGTGTGGACCTGGGGAGTATGGCAGTGGCTGTAAACTGAGGTAAGAGAGTGTATATGGATATTGCAGTGATGTTTTGATGGTACAGCCTTGTCATTTTGCTgtggatgtctgtctgtctctctctcctctcctgtgtagCTGTGGCCACTGTAAAGGAGGCCAGTCGTGTTCTGTGGTTGACGGTGTCTGTATGGCCTGTGAGCCTGGGTGGAACGGCACACACTGTGACCGGCTGTGCCCGCGCGGTTACCATGGAAACCACTGCCAGGACGTGTGCCCGCGCTGCAGGAACGGTGAACCATGTGACCCCAGGACGGGGGTGTGTTCACGATGTGATCCAGGATGGACTggacccaggtgtgtgtgtgtgtttgatgactAACTACCAGTGAAATGTATCTGAGATTTTTTACAGTAATTCCACTGTTGTACTGTAGCTACCCTTCCCAGACATGCCAGTGTCAATGATACCGAAAAGGTGTTTTCTTCTAGTGCTGACAGTTTTGTTTTCCCTCTGTTATCTGGGCCACTCTGTATGTCTGCAGGTGTGACGAGCCGTGCTCTAACAGGACATTCGGGGACACCTGCAGCTTCCTGTGCAGCCCCTGTTTCCATGGCCATTGTGATCACGTGACAGGAAGTTGTGTCTGTGGGCCTGGGTTCCAGGGACAGAGGTGAGAGTACTGAGAAAGCAGACAGAGGTTATGTTCGAATACTCTTAAAATGTATCCTTCCTTACCCCCTTCCTTGAAGTGATCACTGATGTGAAACAATGGTTCAAATAATTAAGTTTCTCCAATCCAATATTGTCTGATTTAGACATCTTGCTGGGATTGTGTATCTGGCTGTCACTAACAGGTTTCTCTCTGTTGTGTCCCAAGTTGTAACATCACCTGTCCAGACCAGCTGTATGGCtttaactgttcctctgtctgtgaCTGTGGTGAGGGCACCGCCTGTCACCCAGCAACGGGGGCGTGTCCATACAGTATGTACTCCTCCTATTGGATACAGCGGTAGTTGGTTATTAATGTGTAGCTAATGATAAGTAATAGTAGATGGGCCTATGgattaaaatatttgtttttcctCAAGAAGGAATATGTGAGGTTCAATcacatttgtttgtgtttgtgcgtgtgtgtgtgcgtggtgtcaGGTGGTCGCGGGGCTCTGATCGCTGGTCTCCTGGTCCCTTTGCTCTTGGTGctgc encodes:
- the LOC121566617 gene encoding RILP-like protein 1 isoform X2; protein product: MHTGAKMEDCDRNDQKREVKKTEGCFEMTCSALTVDDVYEIAKLIGLEVEKLIDGYGKESATGLVPKIVKVLELLESFASRNHAHKSKEEELLKAFETLHVQKQKKTRCVKECEESSKNEIQRQEVQQEEVEKQRRKCEELQAQVLHLQTENQELQSCLRGNHAQEDRVQRQEREVMLKLKEVVDKQRDELRAKVQQIANVTKEVEALQEHLERFMKMNGELRHKQSIVTAQVKSAVERKADMEADLREKQKEIERLTTQLEKANAAAGTASPCKTEVDLTDKLVIDLKDPNRPCFTKQEFREMLTERNELKANLFLVQEELSYYQREILNDERCPGFLLDAVRSAIKKQKTVIKAKMLGMPEDECSSDEEKGPLFERRAETETETDSTDSKPQESRIRNLFGFLTRSGSNHISRGPSENNAASSWEIIGNTDNTAETEP
- the LOC121566617 gene encoding RILP-like protein 1 isoform X3, which gives rise to MHTGAKMEDCDRNDQKREVKKTEGCFEMTCSALTVDDVYEIAKLIGLEVEKLIDGYGKESATGLVPKIVKVLELLESFASRNHAHKSKEEELLKAFETLHVQKQKKTRCVKECEESSKNEIQREVQQEEVEKQRRKCEELQAQVLHLQTENQELQSCLRGNHAQEDRVQRQEREVMLKLKEVVDKQRDELRAKVQQIANVTKEVEALQEHLERFMKMNGELRHKQSIVTAQVKSAVERKADMEADLREKQKEIERLTTQLEKANAAAGTASPCKTEVDLTDKLVIDLKDPNRPCFTKQEFREMLTERNELKANLFLVQEELSYYQREILNDERCPGFLLDAVRSAIKKQKTVIKAKMLGMPEDECSSDEEKGPLFERRAETETETDSTDSKPQESRIRNLFGFLTRSGSNHISRGPSENNAASSWEIIGNTDNTAETEP
- the LOC121566617 gene encoding RILP-like protein 1 isoform X1 produces the protein MHTGAKMEDCDRNDQKREVKKTEGCFEMTCSALTVDDVYEIAKLIGLEVEKLIDGYGKESATGLVPKIVKVLELLESFASRNHAHKSKEEELLKAFETLHVQKQKKTRCVKECEESSKNEIQRLLLVPQQEVQQEEVEKQRRKCEELQAQVLHLQTENQELQSCLRGNHAQEDRVQRQEREVMLKLKEVVDKQRDELRAKVQQIANVTKEVEALQEHLERFMKMNGELRHKQSIVTAQVKSAVERKADMEADLREKQKEIERLTTQLEKANAAAGTASPCKTEVDLTDKLVIDLKDPNRPCFTKQEFREMLTERNELKANLFLVQEELSYYQREILNDERCPGFLLDAVRSAIKKQKTVIKAKMLGMPEDECSSDEEKGPLFERRAETETETDSTDSKPQESRIRNLFGFLTRSGSNHISRGPSENNAASSWEIIGNTDNTAETEP